The Thermococcus sp. M39 genome window below encodes:
- a CDS encoding Eco57I restriction-modification methylase domain-containing protein, whose protein sequence is MVAFKKLLTYEGLVEYLRKKGYKEIREGEFVIGSYDGEPGIELLVVRKGDSYRESLDKLRKEIEESVGNERKKYGILFVDNYIVFLRKVMWGLAPKVVVLRKSLDKITPAFEKKFKKFLQDVADPERWEFLFDRTDVIEEFYQLYLKARENLIRNIGGISDDKKKEEFADNLVMQLLIIWYLQEKGFLDGNPRYLIDKFREYKNLGFKTYYEFLLNLFGIMKSGPRKDVDDRFGKIVVTGPAPFLSEDGDFDDLLQKVEIPDNVFYIDNATEKLIKVDPKGLTPEDVPILNLFESRDWAEGNIDEFVLGAIFEKLMTAEERKEKGAYYTPEVITRYISENTIYPYLVDKINERFGTNYKTLQEFFEKERDVEKYKYLYETLQDLRIVDPACGSGHFLETAIDVLVEIYEVLKKKAEELGFNEGIFSIIIADENGNIQREDLFSISNEDEFKLKVKFHVIIPKNIYGVDIQRSAINVARARMFLTLAKHFDAKKRIFVEFPNAHFNLRSGNSLIGFVDFSGFERNAIKEKQTTLTEFLSRTTKKEISKPRRSLHLSITKELEDYLKRMDKQLGIRIFELVKEIKKIYEQPVSVEGIKKVLEFKAKLMNIMLVSLNLKFAKEIRDLLEYVTEAFNSNLNEEFLYYLEKRGVILTQKDLEKIGYFHWILEFPEVFYESKKAERRGFDIIIGNPPYGDILSDIEKRIVTRLYVVSTSEGELKGTRNAAGLFIERAFQLLRYQGYFGMIVPKSLLYIEEWGRVRALLLTKVDLRRVVDNSRAFGDVKLEMCTIIYKKSPPISEHVIVHNLYIGRLSKYSTSPTKIPRSFLTTERFITEFDENRLRLYELITSKSIRLGEISKNYRGLSLNRYVQDSLSSNDMIPIIRGKDIGRYKIRGFGYIHKKMLEKSGGFTPGDIITQRIVAHIENPVPHIELMSTIPPSSNVPNVNTVTNFKLNEKAAALGITPKYVVALLNSDILNWFVYKYIYVNAIRSMDFVGKYADQTPILIPKNEKFVKIVERMVDYILFLETLNDDSELRKITRYFKGLINAIISLGYLEEIVGNINLYSFVEYLDSKLIQIPYDRYHHLYWESTLTQQRMQEENSLDELKKEILGMIIRSYNGVVNDILVKSVLSTLKAHPLVRIFKIQ, encoded by the coding sequence GTGGTTGCATTTAAAAAATTATTAACATATGAGGGACTGGTAGAATATTTAAGAAAAAAAGGGTATAAAGAAATTAGAGAGGGTGAATTTGTTATCGGTTCTTATGATGGTGAGCCTGGAATCGAGTTGCTTGTTGTGAGGAAAGGCGATAGTTATAGAGAGTCTCTTGACAAATTGAGAAAGGAAATTGAAGAATCTGTTGGGAATGAGAGAAAGAAATATGGTATTCTTTTTGTGGATAATTATATTGTCTTTTTGAGAAAAGTCATGTGGGGTTTAGCTCCCAAAGTAGTTGTTCTTAGGAAATCCCTTGACAAAATAACCCCCGCGTTTGAAAAGAAATTCAAGAAGTTTTTGCAAGATGTAGCGGATCCTGAAAGATGGGAATTTCTATTTGATAGAACAGATGTCATTGAGGAATTCTACCAATTGTATCTTAAAGCAAGGGAAAATTTAATCAGAAATATTGGAGGAATCTCTGATGATAAAAAGAAGGAGGAGTTCGCAGATAATTTGGTGATGCAATTATTGATAATTTGGTATCTCCAAGAAAAGGGCTTTTTGGATGGCAACCCAAGATATCTTATTGACAAATTTAGGGAGTATAAGAATCTTGGGTTCAAAACCTATTATGAATTTCTGCTTAACCTTTTTGGAATTATGAAAAGTGGGCCCAGGAAAGATGTTGATGATAGGTTTGGGAAAATTGTTGTTACAGGTCCTGCTCCCTTTTTAAGTGAGGATGGGGACTTTGATGATCTTTTGCAAAAGGTGGAAATTCCCGATAATGTGTTTTATATTGATAACGCTACCGAAAAATTGATTAAAGTGGACCCTAAGGGGCTTACTCCAGAGGATGTGCCAATTCTGAACTTATTTGAAAGTAGGGATTGGGCTGAGGGTAATATTGATGAGTTTGTTCTAGGTGCAATCTTTGAGAAGCTGATGACCGCAGAAGAAAGAAAAGAAAAAGGTGCTTATTATACTCCCGAAGTAATTACAAGGTACATCTCAGAGAATACAATATATCCTTATCTCGTCGACAAAATAAACGAGAGATTTGGCACGAATTATAAAACTCTCCAAGAATTCTTTGAAAAAGAGAGGGATGTTGAAAAATACAAATATCTGTATGAGACTCTGCAGGATTTGAGGATAGTAGATCCTGCTTGTGGAAGCGGGCACTTTTTAGAGACTGCGATAGATGTTTTAGTTGAAATCTATGAAGTTCTTAAAAAGAAAGCAGAAGAGCTAGGATTCAATGAAGGCATTTTCTCAATAATAATAGCTGATGAAAACGGCAATATCCAAAGAGAGGATTTGTTTTCAATTTCTAATGAAGATGAATTTAAGCTAAAAGTGAAGTTTCACGTAATAATCCCAAAGAACATCTATGGTGTGGACATCCAGAGAAGTGCCATTAATGTTGCGAGGGCTAGGATGTTCCTAACTCTTGCAAAGCATTTTGATGCTAAAAAGAGAATCTTTGTTGAATTTCCTAACGCCCACTTTAATCTGAGAAGTGGAAATAGTTTAATAGGCTTTGTTGATTTCTCTGGTTTTGAAAGAAATGCCATAAAAGAAAAACAGACAACCTTAACAGAGTTTCTAAGCAGAACCACTAAGAAAGAAATATCAAAACCAAGAAGATCGCTTCATTTGAGTATTACGAAGGAACTTGAGGATTATTTAAAGAGAATGGATAAACAATTGGGGATCAGGATATTTGAGTTGGTTAAAGAGATAAAGAAAATATATGAACAGCCAGTTAGTGTTGAAGGTATCAAGAAGGTTCTTGAGTTCAAAGCCAAACTGATGAATATTATGCTTGTCTCCCTGAATTTAAAGTTTGCAAAGGAAATACGAGACCTTTTGGAGTATGTTACTGAGGCATTTAACAGTAACCTTAACGAGGAATTCTTATATTACCTCGAGAAAAGAGGAGTTATACTCACTCAGAAAGATTTAGAAAAAATTGGATACTTCCACTGGATATTGGAGTTTCCAGAAGTATTCTACGAGTCCAAAAAGGCTGAAAGAAGGGGATTTGATATTATTATCGGAAATCCACCTTATGGTGATATACTTTCAGATATTGAAAAAAGGATCGTTACTCGGTTATATGTGGTCAGTACATCTGAAGGAGAATTGAAAGGAACTAGAAATGCTGCAGGGCTGTTCATAGAGAGAGCTTTTCAATTATTAAGGTATCAGGGGTATTTTGGCATGATAGTGCCCAAATCCCTTTTGTATATTGAGGAATGGGGCAGAGTTAGAGCACTCCTGTTAACAAAAGTTGATCTTAGAAGAGTCGTGGATAACAGCAGGGCATTTGGAGACGTGAAATTAGAAATGTGCACGATCATCTATAAAAAGTCACCTCCCATCTCTGAGCATGTAATTGTGCATAACTTGTATATTGGCCGCTTATCTAAGTATTCTACTTCACCAACAAAGATTCCTAGAAGCTTTCTAACTACGGAGCGCTTTATTACGGAATTTGATGAGAATAGGTTAAGATTGTATGAGCTTATTACTTCTAAAAGCATCAGATTGGGTGAAATCTCTAAAAATTATAGGGGTCTCAGTTTAAACCGGTATGTGCAGGATTCTTTGTCAAGCAATGATATGATTCCGATAATTAGGGGCAAGGACATTGGGAGGTATAAAATAAGAGGGTTTGGCTATATTCATAAGAAGATGCTAGAAAAATCAGGTGGATTTACTCCAGGGGATATTATAACTCAGAGAATTGTCGCACACATTGAGAATCCTGTGCCTCATATTGAATTAATGAGCACAATCCCGCCATCTTCCAACGTCCCTAATGTTAATACTGTTACTAACTTTAAACTCAACGAAAAAGCCGCTGCACTTGGAATAACGCCAAAATACGTGGTGGCACTTCTTAATTCTGATATTTTAAACTGGTTCGTTTATAAATACATCTACGTGAACGCCATAAGGAGCATGGATTTTGTTGGGAAATACGCGGATCAGACACCGATTCTAATTCCAAAGAATGAGAAGTTCGTAAAGATAGTTGAGAGGATGGTAGATTACATTCTCTTTTTAGAAACCTTAAATGATGACTCTGAGCTGCGAAAAATAACTAGATACTTTAAAGGCCTAATTAATGCAATTATTTCCCTTGGATATCTAGAGGAGATTGTTGGAAATATAAATCTCTACAGTTTCGTTGAGTATTTAGATTCTAAATTGATACAAATTCCGTATGATAGGTATCATCATCTTTACTGGGAATCTACTTTAACACAACAAAGAATGCAAGAGGAAAACAGCTTAGATGAACTGAAGAAAGAAATTTTGGGGATGATTATCCGGAGTTATAATGGAGTTGTTAATGATATCTTAGTTAAAAGTGTACTCTCAACTTTGAAGGCACACCCCCTAGTACGGATTTTTAAGATACAATAA
- a CDS encoding NAD(+) kinase: MKFGVVARRDKEAALKLAYRVYDFLKVSGFEVFVDIETHKHFPHFNEEDVVPLENMDVDVIIAIGGDGTILRIEHRTKKDIPILGINMGTLGFLTEVEPNEAFFAINKLIEGDYYIDERIKLRTYLNGENTVPDALNEVAILTGIPGKIMHLKYYVDDGLADEVRSDGLIVSTPTGSTGYAMSAGGPFLDPRIDGIVIAPLAPIALSSRPMVVPATSKISIRVMTLNRNVILAIDGQFYTYLSPDVEITIKKSPRKTKFIRFSKEIYPKYTLKIKKKF, encoded by the coding sequence ATGAAGTTTGGCGTAGTGGCGAGAAGGGATAAGGAGGCGGCATTAAAGCTGGCGTACAGAGTTTACGATTTCCTCAAGGTTAGTGGATTTGAGGTTTTTGTGGATATCGAGACTCATAAACACTTTCCCCATTTTAACGAGGAAGATGTTGTTCCTCTTGAGAATATGGATGTTGATGTTATAATTGCGATTGGAGGAGATGGGACTATCTTAAGGATTGAGCACCGCACCAAAAAGGACATTCCAATTTTAGGGATTAACATGGGGACGTTGGGCTTTTTAACTGAAGTGGAGCCAAATGAAGCATTTTTTGCCATAAATAAGCTGATTGAAGGTGATTACTACATCGACGAAAGAATAAAGCTGAGGACTTATTTAAATGGAGAAAACACCGTTCCAGACGCTTTGAATGAAGTTGCAATCTTAACTGGAATTCCTGGTAAGATAATGCACTTAAAATATTACGTTGATGATGGGTTGGCTGATGAAGTTCGCTCTGATGGCCTTATAGTTTCAACTCCCACTGGATCAACAGGCTATGCGATGTCTGCAGGTGGGCCTTTTTTAGACCCGAGGATTGATGGAATTGTTATAGCTCCTCTTGCTCCAATAGCATTAAGCTCTCGCCCAATGGTCGTTCCGGCGACTTCTAAGATCAGCATTAGAGTCATGACTCTAAACAGAAACGTCATTCTGGCAATTGATGGTCAATTTTATACATATTTGAGCCCAGATGTTGAAATAACTATTAAAAAGTCTCCTAGAAAAACAAAGTTCATTCGCTTTTCTAAAGAGATATATCCAAAATACACTCTGAAAATCAAGAAGAAGTTTTGA
- a CDS encoding Trm112 family protein → MEELKKNLNILVCPRCGGELGLKENYLFCERCNLKYPIVDGIPQLVVSVNEVWRSGEKG, encoded by the coding sequence GTGGAGGAATTAAAGAAAAATCTTAACATTTTAGTCTGTCCTCGCTGTGGAGGTGAGTTAGGGCTTAAGGAAAATTATTTATTTTGTGAGCGCTGTAATTTAAAATATCCCATCGTTGATGGTATTCCTCAGCTTGTGGTGAGTGTTAATGAAGTTTGGCGTAGTGGCGAGAAGGGATAA
- a CDS encoding flippase-like domain-containing protein, which produces MKKKRIPMIIIGILVIFALIWWAGIDETIMLVMSADINYLLLALAMQILATLAWALRWGVFLKTAGIQVGFKQILMATLIGVFFNNITPGARAGGEPARMVVISKESKSGYGQVFATIMADRILDVIPVMVFTFIAFKYALSLRIHILLLVLSISTVSLMVILTVSILLSFNEKLAMKFLKWIIGILKRIFPKKFEDIEEKLEERLKKSIFEFKETLVELSKDKAVLIKTMFYSFALWIFMILRTYFVFESIGYPLELYKILMVQMAGIALGMISILPGGVGITEAVNSALYLSLSINKSLAVTATVIDRFISFWLPSIVGGALSIYLGVKSGGIKEKS; this is translated from the coding sequence ATGAAGAAAAAGAGAATTCCAATGATAATCATTGGAATTTTGGTAATATTTGCTCTCATCTGGTGGGCTGGGATAGATGAAACCATAATGTTAGTGATGAGTGCTGACATCAACTATCTTCTCTTAGCTTTGGCAATGCAAATCTTGGCGACTTTGGCATGGGCTTTGAGGTGGGGGGTGTTTTTGAAAACAGCGGGCATTCAAGTTGGATTTAAACAAATACTCATGGCCACCCTCATCGGTGTGTTTTTCAACAACATAACACCAGGAGCGAGAGCTGGTGGGGAACCTGCAAGGATGGTTGTTATCAGCAAAGAATCCAAAAGCGGCTATGGACAGGTTTTTGCAACTATAATGGCAGATAGGATCCTCGACGTCATTCCAGTTATGGTGTTTACGTTCATAGCTTTCAAATATGCCTTGAGCTTGAGGATACACATTTTGCTTTTAGTTCTTTCAATTTCGACAGTTTCGCTGATGGTAATTCTAACTGTTTCAATTCTATTGTCTTTCAATGAGAAGCTCGCAATGAAGTTCCTTAAGTGGATCATAGGTATCTTAAAGAGGATCTTCCCAAAGAAGTTTGAGGATATAGAAGAGAAGCTCGAAGAGAGGCTCAAAAAATCAATATTTGAGTTCAAAGAAACATTAGTTGAACTTTCAAAAGACAAAGCAGTTTTGATAAAGACGATGTTTTACTCATTTGCTCTCTGGATTTTCATGATTCTCAGGACGTACTTTGTCTTTGAGAGCATAGGTTATCCTCTTGAGCTTTACAAAATTCTCATGGTTCAGATGGCTGGGATAGCGTTGGGAATGATAAGCATCCTCCCCGGAGGTGTTGGCATAACGGAAGCAGTGAATTCGGCCCTCTACTTAAGCTTGAGTATAAACAAGAGCTTAGCAGTCACCGCAACAGTGATTGACAGGTTTATTTCCTTCTGGCTTCCGAGCATAGTTGGTGGAGCTTTGAGCATTTATTTGGGTGTTAAAAGTGGAGGAATTAAAGAAAAATCTTAA
- a CDS encoding RsmB/NOP family class I SAM-dependent RNA methyltransferase — protein sequence MYLDAFPEELQEYYRKLFGGEAEILMQKLREPVEKYYIRVNTLKISRDRLIEELKREGLKPKRSPYLEEGVYFEREGPNFPDNYNPNLPTVVANKYAAESVYQGAMLYAPGVLKADKGIKEGDEVQIRDPKGLLVGIGIAKMDAKEMIKATRGVAVEVTLPKFKLPSLSELKSFEKGYFYPQSLPSMITARILEPSEDDLIIDMAAAPGGKTTHLAQLMQNRGEIIAIDKSRNRLKKMEETLKRLGVKNVKLVHMDSRNLPELGLKADKILLDAPCTALGVRPKLWESRTPKEIMATARYQRHFINAAIKSLRNGGILVYSTCTLSYEENEGNVKYMLKKGLKLEGQSIFIGSPGIGIKEVQRFYPHKHLTQGFFIAKLRKVRE from the coding sequence ATGTATCTTGACGCATTTCCAGAAGAACTTCAAGAATACTATAGAAAGCTATTTGGGGGAGAGGCTGAAATACTAATGCAGAAGCTTAGAGAGCCTGTGGAGAAATATTACATAAGGGTCAACACACTTAAGATAAGCAGGGACAGGCTGATTGAAGAGCTTAAGAGGGAAGGACTTAAGCCCAAGCGAAGCCCCTATCTTGAAGAAGGCGTTTATTTTGAGAGGGAAGGCCCAAATTTCCCTGATAATTACAACCCAAATCTTCCAACTGTTGTTGCAAACAAATATGCAGCTGAAAGTGTGTATCAAGGCGCGATGCTCTATGCTCCGGGTGTCCTTAAAGCAGATAAGGGTATTAAAGAGGGCGATGAAGTGCAGATAAGAGATCCAAAAGGTCTTTTGGTTGGAATTGGGATAGCGAAGATGGACGCAAAGGAGATGATAAAAGCCACCAGAGGAGTTGCTGTTGAAGTAACTCTGCCGAAGTTCAAGCTCCCGAGCTTAAGTGAGCTCAAAAGCTTCGAGAAAGGTTACTTTTACCCTCAAAGTTTGCCTTCTATGATAACTGCCAGGATTCTCGAGCCCAGTGAAGATGACTTAATCATTGATATGGCAGCTGCTCCGGGAGGCAAAACCACTCACTTAGCCCAGCTCATGCAGAATAGAGGAGAAATCATCGCAATTGATAAATCTAGAAACAGACTTAAGAAGATGGAGGAAACATTAAAGCGCTTGGGAGTTAAAAATGTCAAATTAGTTCACATGGACTCAAGGAATCTGCCAGAGTTGGGCTTAAAGGCAGACAAGATTCTGCTCGATGCTCCGTGCACAGCTTTAGGAGTCAGACCTAAACTCTGGGAGAGCAGAACGCCGAAAGAGATAATGGCAACAGCTCGCTATCAGAGGCACTTTATAAATGCTGCAATAAAGAGCTTAAGGAATGGTGGGATTTTAGTATATTCAACGTGCACTCTTAGCTATGAGGAGAACGAAGGAAACGTTAAGTATATGCTTAAAAAGGGATTGAAGCTTGAAGGGCAATCAATTTTCATAGGCTCTCCTGGGATAGGAATCAAGGAAGTGCAGCGCTTTTATCCTCACAAACATTTAACTCAAGGATTCTTCATAGCAAAGCTGAGGAAGGTGAGGGAATGA
- a CDS encoding DUF3201 domain-containing protein has product MDLLEIHNLLNFIWGEIFRLNEELKEKLKPLGFEVEPVEEVFNAYLYLDGEWREMLYPHPAFEVKPGGEIGATLQGFYFVFGILKDKISEEFIREFVQKFKKSYIYGSENFLEDFYNYQHPKELDKVFEEIRGSNEELINFEVGELSVEELKEYLFEFIELIKKYGLFDL; this is encoded by the coding sequence GTGGATTTACTTGAGATTCACAACTTGCTCAACTTTATCTGGGGGGAGATATTTAGGCTTAATGAAGAGCTGAAGGAAAAACTTAAGCCTTTGGGATTTGAAGTTGAGCCAGTTGAGGAGGTATTTAACGCTTACCTCTACCTTGATGGAGAATGGAGGGAAATGCTCTATCCTCATCCAGCCTTTGAAGTTAAGCCAGGTGGAGAAATTGGGGCAACTTTGCAAGGATTTTACTTTGTGTTTGGCATTCTCAAAGATAAGATAAGTGAAGAATTCATAAGGGAGTTTGTCCAAAAGTTCAAAAAATCATATATTTATGGAAGCGAGAACTTTCTTGAAGATTTTTACAATTACCAGCATCCTAAAGAGCTAGATAAAGTGTTTGAGGAGATAAGAGGGAGTAATGAAGAGCTCATAAACTTTGAAGTTGGGGAGCTGAGTGTTGAAGAACTAAAAGAGTATCTCTTTGAGTTTATTGAGCTCATCAAAAAATATGGTCTTTTTGATCTCTAA
- a CDS encoding LEA type 2 family protein, producing the protein MRVVKIIIGVLLILIVWLGYLGYSAMSLKPKIAAEWGYVGDKTTELWFHIYLGRGLPISIDVKNVTIEWAGVKIGKIENMKLGFMQDRIDGVLILDNYKAIEALENHIKNDEKSSVKITVQASIFGVPLFKKDFTQEVETDILSYFNITTESTGDLIKTPAVEGISSKWGPITNDSITIFSNIKLYNPNSFPIPVSGVVFDTVVDGYKVADGELIKPVILPAKGTAIAEVKIKIDTSLLPKVWAEHIKRGEESDVSIHIYLRAKVLNSDIKIKVADVQKKIKTDIIDQINSMLQG; encoded by the coding sequence GTGAGAGTTGTTAAAATAATAATTGGAGTGCTGCTAATTCTGATAGTGTGGCTTGGATATTTAGGGTACTCTGCAATGAGCTTAAAACCCAAAATAGCTGCTGAGTGGGGATATGTTGGCGATAAGACAACTGAACTGTGGTTTCACATATATTTAGGCAGGGGGTTACCGATTTCCATAGATGTGAAGAATGTTACAATAGAATGGGCTGGAGTTAAAATTGGAAAAATTGAGAATATGAAGCTCGGCTTTATGCAGGACAGGATTGATGGAGTTCTGATCCTCGACAACTACAAGGCTATTGAAGCTTTAGAGAACCACATAAAGAACGATGAAAAAAGCAGTGTGAAGATCACTGTTCAAGCATCAATATTTGGCGTCCCTCTCTTTAAAAAAGACTTCACCCAAGAAGTTGAGACAGACATCTTATCTTACTTCAACATAACGACGGAAAGTACTGGAGATTTGATAAAGACGCCAGCGGTTGAAGGAATTTCCTCAAAATGGGGACCAATAACGAACGATTCAATAACAATCTTCAGCAATATCAAGCTTTACAACCCAAACAGCTTTCCAATTCCAGTATCTGGTGTAGTGTTTGATACAGTGGTAGATGGATACAAAGTTGCTGACGGGGAGCTAATTAAACCAGTGATTTTACCCGCTAAAGGAACAGCAATTGCTGAAGTTAAGATAAAAATTGACACATCACTGCTTCCAAAAGTTTGGGCCGAGCATATAAAACGTGGAGAAGAAAGCGATGTGTCCATTCACATATACCTTCGTGCAAAGGTTCTGAACAGCGACATCAAGATTAAAGTTGCAGATGTCCAAAAGAAAATCAAGACAGATATCATTGACCAGATCAATTCTATGCTCCAAGGTTAA
- a CDS encoding COG1361 S-layer family protein — MRKMGILIGLLLISSLFNVVLAQDTLLFEGYLNKGEYLLVGPLVITVADVQKNYLNNTYQALIVVTKDGKVLNTVATPVITPNTALIQSLLSNQTFLILMGETLGYNMTDAQDQLAFYQWLQTASEEEIFNAILATIQAHPELGLTPRDLVNVQIKYNYISENETIELDVDGEKVTITALQIYPNGAKLSISGPYGWKASTLPAFITTSIEIPEKVNPGNEFTIKVHLKNEGALKARYINVIVSPMPMSMSEEEQGSSSNALAQALTQSGVVQSLLMPVDTATKYIEYLEGKEEKTLEFKFKVNENAAPGIYPVYVTVIYSVGMGESLQQMQSFNYAGITVARESDATFVIESVEKPDVVYPGEDFEVKVKLRNVGGEEAKNVLVALEPVITPNIQDSSQLPKVSPEKAILISNNSNQYYTAIVRANGEVEYKFKLHVSENAKTGSYPVNLKLTYYSGDAKESKSQSFEFSVQVLRKREAFIEIESIEMSPKKIEPGDEFTLKIKIKNVGEETARAFELKILPYKAEVQGEIKNVDLSSLQNLPIQGSQAIGENLQTALNQIMQELAKRNVEAFLPIGEDNSKYVSEIQPNQEVTLEFHIKANDRLENGVYPLRIGIEYLSTPDDEKVSDERLMGINVLGKEELIISKVSTSPSRVLAGTNNVEVSLEVENIGSGTARYILLKPKPKDPFELSETSEQVINLGTLRQGDSAKAVFRINVKDGIKGGTYEIPVEITYKDSLGETKSITLTVPIIVNDKPKIVVESVRFDKTPMQGEDVKVYVKVKNVGGEQAENVIIEGVVKASQPFTLTKRTDYIGTLDPGKSGEGVIELSINRDAIPKEYTIQVRIRAVGDKESGDDNVYVFEDSIKVPVEENTKQAHTLKYLGVGIGVLAVLAIIITYLKRRE; from the coding sequence ATGAGAAAAATGGGAATTTTAATTGGTCTTTTGCTTATTTCAAGCCTCTTTAACGTAGTTTTAGCTCAAGATACATTGCTCTTTGAAGGTTACTTGAATAAAGGGGAGTACCTCCTCGTTGGTCCATTAGTGATAACGGTGGCAGATGTTCAGAAGAACTATCTAAACAATACATACCAAGCCTTAATCGTTGTCACAAAAGACGGAAAAGTGCTTAATACAGTTGCAACTCCAGTAATAACTCCAAATACAGCTTTAATTCAGAGTCTGCTCAGCAACCAAACCTTCTTAATCTTAATGGGAGAAACGCTCGGCTACAACATGACAGATGCACAAGACCAATTGGCATTCTACCAATGGCTACAAACAGCAAGCGAGGAAGAAATATTTAACGCGATACTTGCAACCATTCAAGCACATCCAGAACTCGGGTTGACCCCTCGGGATTTGGTCAACGTTCAGATAAAGTACAACTACATAAGTGAAAACGAGACAATTGAGCTTGATGTTGATGGTGAGAAAGTTACAATTACGGCACTTCAAATATATCCAAACGGTGCAAAGCTCAGCATAAGCGGTCCCTATGGATGGAAAGCATCAACATTGCCTGCTTTCATAACAACCAGCATAGAAATTCCAGAGAAGGTCAATCCCGGTAATGAGTTCACGATAAAGGTTCACCTAAAGAACGAAGGTGCTTTAAAAGCGAGATACATCAATGTTATAGTTTCCCCGATGCCAATGAGTATGAGTGAGGAGGAGCAAGGAAGTTCAAGCAATGCTTTAGCTCAAGCTTTAACTCAAAGCGGTGTCGTTCAAAGTCTTTTAATGCCTGTCGATACTGCAACGAAGTATATAGAGTATCTCGAAGGAAAGGAAGAGAAAACTTTGGAATTCAAATTTAAGGTTAATGAGAATGCTGCTCCAGGCATTTATCCGGTTTATGTAACTGTAATCTATTCAGTTGGAATGGGAGAGAGCTTGCAGCAGATGCAGAGCTTCAACTACGCTGGAATTACCGTTGCAAGGGAAAGTGATGCAACTTTTGTAATTGAAAGCGTTGAAAAGCCGGATGTTGTTTATCCGGGAGAGGACTTTGAGGTTAAAGTGAAGCTCAGGAACGTTGGTGGAGAGGAAGCTAAGAATGTTCTGGTAGCTCTTGAGCCAGTTATAACCCCGAACATTCAGGATTCCTCACAACTTCCAAAAGTTTCGCCTGAGAAAGCTATATTAATAAGCAACAACTCAAATCAGTACTACACTGCGATTGTAAGGGCAAATGGGGAAGTCGAATACAAGTTCAAGCTCCACGTTTCTGAGAACGCAAAGACTGGAAGCTATCCTGTAAACCTAAAGCTCACCTACTACAGTGGAGACGCAAAGGAGTCAAAGAGCCAGAGCTTTGAGTTCTCAGTTCAAGTGCTTAGAAAAAGAGAGGCATTTATAGAAATTGAAAGCATTGAAATGAGTCCAAAGAAAATTGAGCCAGGAGATGAGTTCACGCTTAAGATTAAGATCAAAAACGTTGGAGAGGAAACTGCAAGGGCCTTTGAGCTTAAGATTTTGCCCTACAAAGCTGAAGTTCAGGGAGAGATAAAGAACGTTGATTTGTCATCTCTTCAGAATTTGCCCATCCAAGGAAGCCAAGCTATAGGCGAAAACCTTCAAACAGCCTTAAACCAGATAATGCAGGAGTTAGCTAAGAGGAACGTTGAAGCGTTTTTGCCAATTGGTGAAGACAACTCAAAGTACGTCAGTGAAATACAGCCAAATCAGGAGGTAACATTGGAGTTCCACATAAAAGCTAACGATAGATTGGAAAACGGAGTTTATCCACTGAGAATAGGAATTGAGTATCTCTCAACTCCAGACGACGAGAAAGTGAGCGATGAGCGCTTAATGGGTATCAACGTCCTTGGAAAGGAGGAACTGATAATCTCAAAAGTTTCAACTTCCCCAAGCAGAGTTTTAGCAGGAACAAACAATGTTGAGGTAAGTCTTGAAGTTGAGAACATTGGAAGCGGAACTGCGAGATATATTCTCCTTAAGCCAAAGCCTAAAGATCCATTCGAGCTAAGCGAGACGAGCGAGCAGGTAATAAACCTTGGAACTTTAAGACAAGGGGATTCAGCTAAAGCTGTCTTCAGGATTAACGTAAAAGATGGAATTAAAGGAGGAACCTACGAGATTCCAGTTGAAATCACTTACAAAGACTCATTGGGAGAAACGAAGAGCATAACTCTAACTGTTCCAATAATAGTGAACGACAAGCCGAAGATAGTAGTTGAAAGCGTCAGGTTCGACAAAACACCGATGCAGGGTGAAGATGTCAAAGTTTATGTCAAAGTCAAGAACGTTGGCGGAGAGCAGGCAGAGAATGTTATCATTGAGGGAGTCGTTAAAGCCAGCCAGCCATTTACACTAACTAAAAGAACTGACTACATAGGAACTCTCGATCCCGGAAAGAGCGGAGAAGGAGTCATAGAGCTGAGCATAAACAGGGACGCGATTCCAAAGGAGTATACAATCCAAGTTAGAATCAGGGCTGTTGGAGACAAGGAAAGTGGAGATGATAACGTTTACGTCTTTGAGGACAGCATAAAGGTTCCAGTGGAGGAAAACACGAAGCAAGCTCACACACTGAAGTATCTTGGCGTTGGTATTGGAGTGTTAGCAGTTTTGGCAATTATTATTACTTACCTAAAGAGAAGGGAGTGA